The bacterium genome contains a region encoding:
- the bamA gene encoding outer membrane protein assembly factor BamA has translation MRRLAAAFALLLTALASLPASAGRPAIVAIEIQNDGRAKEIRGVLPFKEGDPYDPVKLEQAASYLKKWGRFREASLEARPVPGGVVVVVAVKDGTIVSGIDIYRTYPYLSTRIRRLITVHSGDLYDEETARSQTEKIASFYRRQGYDETEVAFTSRFNEKKNTVDLVYRVDVGLRYRIGKITVNGNTVFPPGYFNSQINPLLLYRPTRMRKSIDSIRKDYQDNGYLGARVRLTELGKDEAKRTVNPVIDIREGKRVTVVFKGNHRVLTGSLKKAMPMFTDGGYSNYEIEASVKAILDYYRKRGFQEASVSFEKEEPKNPEDPALLVRFIIKEGPQTRVKTVAIEGNREIKDRKIKKRLLTKENTIFERGYYQPRTVAEDFSRIPAVMADRGALDAKALDHKTELNRFHDKARVAFTVDEGPVVRLDSVRFEGNEKIPSRRLMRRLELGAGDAASPSKIDADKEALTVFYANHGFPYAAVVPDLQRHGEGSDRATLTYRIHEGTETKIGEVLVVGNERTDKKAILRAMRIRPGKTFSFEKILDSESQLRRSGAFRSVSIQTIGLTEREPVVHLVVKVEEYRKILMDVGVTYDTDNFFTGELSLSHINMGGTIRRANVRLIGGRDIQKGELLFKDPFFVGYPFEASFNVFLERDLKPGFKTVEGGGSLAFLREFTPRMTVLGRFELIRTFFSDVVDDTGIEEQDHTTSKFSFSFNYDKRDSFADPSKGFVAFAGIDISTKLIASTFNFFQPKGLIAYYLPLGNRTTLIQFVHAEGIKVLGDDALTRDERLFLGGDYSVRGFDQDAVGPTAADGRPAGGQVLLAATTELQTRLFNNFKLAFFFDHGSISNDFSDVSLDSFRHSAGFGVRYVTPVGPLRLDYGFKLDRKAGESVGRLHFAFGYAF, from the coding sequence ATGCGACGCCTTGCCGCCGCTTTCGCGCTGCTACTGACGGCCCTCGCTTCGTTGCCCGCGTCCGCCGGCCGGCCGGCGATCGTCGCGATCGAGATCCAAAACGACGGGCGCGCGAAGGAAATCCGCGGCGTGCTGCCCTTCAAGGAGGGCGATCCGTACGACCCGGTGAAGCTCGAACAGGCGGCCTCCTATCTCAAGAAATGGGGCCGGTTCCGCGAGGCGAGCTTGGAAGCGCGTCCGGTTCCCGGGGGCGTCGTCGTCGTCGTCGCTGTGAAGGACGGGACGATCGTCAGCGGCATCGACATCTATCGCACCTATCCCTATCTCTCCACGCGGATCCGGCGGCTGATCACGGTCCATTCCGGCGATCTCTACGACGAGGAGACCGCGCGTTCCCAGACCGAGAAAATCGCATCTTTCTACCGCCGGCAGGGATACGACGAGACGGAAGTGGCCTTTACGTCTCGATTCAACGAGAAGAAAAACACGGTGGATCTCGTCTACCGGGTCGACGTCGGGCTCCGCTACCGGATCGGCAAAATCACGGTGAACGGGAACACCGTCTTCCCTCCGGGCTACTTTAATTCGCAGATCAATCCCCTGCTTCTTTACCGCCCGACGAGAATGCGGAAGAGCATCGACTCCATCCGGAAGGATTATCAGGACAACGGTTATCTGGGCGCTCGCGTGAGGCTCACGGAGCTGGGCAAGGACGAGGCAAAGCGCACCGTGAATCCCGTCATCGACATCCGGGAGGGCAAACGGGTGACGGTCGTCTTCAAGGGCAACCACCGCGTGCTCACGGGCAGCCTGAAAAAGGCCATGCCGATGTTCACCGACGGCGGGTACAGCAACTATGAGATCGAGGCCTCGGTCAAGGCCATCCTGGACTATTACCGAAAGCGCGGTTTTCAGGAAGCGTCCGTATCGTTCGAGAAGGAGGAGCCGAAGAATCCGGAGGATCCCGCCCTCCTCGTGCGTTTCATCATCAAGGAGGGCCCGCAGACGCGCGTGAAGACCGTCGCCATCGAAGGCAACCGGGAGATCAAGGACAGAAAGATCAAGAAGAGGCTCTTGACCAAGGAGAACACGATTTTCGAGCGCGGCTACTACCAGCCGCGCACGGTGGCGGAGGATTTTTCACGGATCCCCGCCGTGATGGCCGACCGGGGCGCCCTGGACGCGAAGGCCCTCGATCACAAGACGGAACTCAACCGCTTCCACGACAAGGCGCGCGTGGCCTTCACCGTCGACGAAGGACCCGTCGTACGCCTGGACAGCGTCCGTTTCGAGGGAAATGAAAAGATCCCGTCCCGGAGACTCATGAGGCGCCTGGAACTCGGCGCTGGCGACGCGGCCAGCCCTTCGAAGATCGACGCGGACAAGGAGGCGTTGACCGTCTTCTACGCGAACCACGGATTCCCCTACGCGGCCGTCGTGCCCGATCTGCAGCGCCACGGCGAGGGGAGCGACCGGGCGACGCTGACCTACAGGATTCACGAAGGCACCGAGACGAAGATCGGCGAGGTTTTGGTCGTCGGCAACGAGCGTACCGACAAGAAGGCGATCCTGCGCGCCATGCGCATCCGCCCCGGCAAGACCTTCAGCTTCGAAAAGATCCTGGATAGCGAATCGCAGCTCCGCCGCTCGGGGGCCTTCCGGAGCGTCTCCATCCAGACGATCGGGTTGACCGAGCGCGAGCCGGTCGTCCACCTGGTGGTCAAGGTTGAGGAGTACCGGAAGATCCTCATGGACGTGGGCGTGACCTACGACACCGACAACTTCTTCACCGGCGAGTTGAGCTTAAGCCACATCAACATGGGCGGGACGATCCGCCGGGCCAACGTGCGTCTCATCGGGGGCCGGGACATCCAAAAGGGAGAGCTTCTGTTCAAGGACCCCTTCTTCGTCGGCTATCCCTTTGAGGCCTCCTTCAACGTCTTCCTGGAACGGGACCTGAAGCCGGGCTTCAAGACGGTCGAGGGAGGTGGCTCCCTGGCCTTTCTCCGGGAATTTACGCCCCGCATGACCGTCTTGGGACGCTTCGAACTCATCCGCACCTTCTTTTCGGACGTCGTCGACGACACGGGGATCGAAGAGCAGGATCACACGACCTCGAAGTTTTCCTTCTCCTTCAATTACGACAAGCGGGACTCGTTCGCTGACCCGTCCAAGGGTTTCGTCGCCTTCGCGGGCATCGACATCTCCACCAAGTTGATCGCCTCGACCTTCAACTTTTTCCAGCCCAAGGGGCTGATCGCTTATTATCTTCCCCTGGGCAACCGGACGACGCTCATCCAATTCGTCCATGCCGAGGGCATCAAGGTCCTCGGGGACGATGCGCTCACCCGGGACGAACGGCTCTTCTTGGGCGGGGATTACTCGGTGCGGGGTTTCGACCAGGACGCCGTGGGCCCTACGGCCGCCGACGGCCGTCCCGCCGGGGGACAGGTCCTTCTGGCGGCGACGACGGAGCTGCAGACGCGCCTCTTCAACAATTTCAAGCTGGCCTTCTTCTTCGACCACGGCAGCATCTCCAATGACTTTTCGGACGTGAGCCTCGATTCCTTCCGGCACTCGGCGGGATTCGGGGTTCGATACGTGACCCCGGTCGGCCCGCTGCGGTTGGATTACGGGTTCAAGCTGGACAGGAAGGCCGGGGAGTCGGTCGGGCGGCTTCACTTCGCGTTTGGGTATGCGTTCTAG
- a CDS encoding translocation/assembly module TamB domain-containing protein, whose amino-acid sequence MSKGFKHLLLSCAVIALLFATGSSILHSLWFQSYLLSQLGRALHWNLSIRDSELKLLRGRIFLDGVHAENRSKTMSVSAEKVRFDLSVFSIIRGKIIVTDFAVVHPVVFIQKTEQQKGVLPADILQRVFGRYERSLLLQSIFLEDATITDLLLTVTDPETGEIRTGNVDKVAFGASTTLLNELRAEATITGTSGLFPTTDKITFKTSLGRRGLSINMFHLEAPKVTLDIEGKVLGDLMRGSVQVSGAVEVPTVLSEKVTFAVDAALKEKMAEVKSIKAALGKATFDASGKIVFLDLADMKKIKYDLPFEARDLPLESIFGKMPSAILGPAKGLGSVKGRAQGELPDLKARADATIRDFRHGAMRARQVDGTLDFHWPDLDFDADIKPGETGHIEGHARGGVIFKYLPPFKSIKAALKTVDVTFDGGTLKDILPTANVAGNLKGELHLRGVPGSTSAEGPGHAEVTNGRWFLGPVDRFVSDMMFKPGGLIIFTKTEFHAPAIEPILWPDPLTLDTEEGLARYSGHPAAGLFVEGSYETKTDVFKIDKLEYRKDGSDLTGSLTLRDSGTEAKLKGKVNLESLSAVPSLFREMRGFTQLDLSMTGTTKDPEIRGWIDFQKDDVGIRGIPSIEELEGRLALDGPTVRPSLSGLLGDGRFQLGGSLKLKRFQPESFDLTLKGDNLSYTRPNAYRFDLDADLKLTGSLPSPRLSGRIDIVDALYTKPFRLRELVLKPFEDEITEEATWQKTLEPWQLDLVVKHSGDLRIKNNIASIYLLADLQVGGTYGRPLISGALTATEGEVHLFSDTFTLTEGRLEYIDPSRKEPYLTIVAEEDMPPLYTVTVEIKGYLSNLEVNLSSIPALPREDVLSLITTGHTQEELRQSGITRQSMGLGVLAGEITSAIEQPIAKSTGLDVFRLEASESGQLSKVALGKNLTDRLTVEFQSDFAPETAQRTLQANYYLTDNILLKGTRVWESGQSGTQPRYNFNVSFRLRMY is encoded by the coding sequence ATGTCGAAGGGTTTCAAACACCTTCTCCTTTCCTGCGCCGTCATCGCCCTTCTCTTCGCGACGGGTTCTTCCATCCTGCACAGCCTATGGTTTCAGTCCTATCTGCTTTCGCAACTCGGCCGAGCCCTTCATTGGAATCTCTCCATCCGCGATTCGGAGCTCAAACTCCTTCGGGGACGCATCTTTCTCGACGGCGTCCACGCGGAGAACCGATCCAAGACCATGTCCGTCTCGGCCGAAAAAGTACGATTCGATTTAAGCGTTTTCTCGATCATCCGCGGTAAAATCATCGTCACCGATTTCGCCGTGGTCCATCCGGTTGTCTTCATTCAAAAGACGGAACAGCAAAAAGGCGTTCTGCCGGCGGACATCCTGCAAAGAGTCTTCGGGCGCTATGAGAGATCGCTTCTGCTTCAGAGCATCTTCTTGGAGGACGCCACCATAACGGATCTGCTTCTGACCGTCACGGATCCCGAAACCGGTGAGATCAGAACGGGCAACGTCGATAAAGTCGCGTTCGGGGCCAGCACCACGCTCCTCAACGAGTTACGCGCGGAGGCCACGATCACGGGAACATCCGGGCTCTTTCCGACCACCGACAAGATTACCTTTAAGACTTCGTTGGGGCGACGCGGACTCTCGATCAACATGTTCCATCTCGAAGCACCGAAGGTGACCTTGGACATCGAAGGCAAGGTCTTGGGCGATCTGATGCGCGGAAGCGTGCAAGTCTCGGGCGCCGTCGAGGTCCCCACCGTTCTTTCGGAAAAGGTCACTTTCGCCGTGGATGCGGCTTTGAAAGAGAAGATGGCGGAGGTCAAGAGCATCAAGGCGGCCTTGGGAAAGGCGACGTTCGATGCCTCGGGTAAGATCGTCTTTCTCGATTTGGCGGACATGAAAAAAATCAAATACGATCTCCCTTTCGAGGCCAGGGATCTTCCGCTCGAATCCATTTTCGGCAAGATGCCGAGCGCCATTCTGGGCCCCGCCAAGGGCCTGGGCTCGGTGAAGGGCCGCGCGCAGGGGGAACTGCCCGATCTCAAGGCCAGGGCCGACGCGACGATCAGGGATTTTCGCCACGGCGCCATGCGCGCGCGCCAGGTGGACGGGACCCTCGACTTTCACTGGCCGGATCTCGACTTTGACGCGGACATCAAGCCCGGAGAGACCGGACACATCGAAGGGCACGCCCGGGGGGGCGTCATCTTCAAGTACCTCCCGCCCTTTAAGAGCATCAAGGCCGCGCTCAAGACGGTCGATGTCACGTTCGACGGCGGCACGCTCAAGGATATCCTTCCGACGGCCAACGTCGCCGGCAACCTCAAGGGCGAGCTCCATCTGCGCGGCGTGCCCGGCAGCACGTCGGCGGAGGGACCGGGGCACGCGGAGGTCACGAACGGGCGCTGGTTCCTGGGTCCGGTCGACCGATTCGTCTCGGACATGATGTTTAAGCCGGGCGGCTTGATCATCTTCACGAAAACGGAGTTTCATGCCCCGGCCATTGAACCCATCCTCTGGCCCGATCCCCTCACCCTCGACACGGAGGAGGGTCTCGCGCGCTACAGCGGCCATCCGGCGGCGGGCCTGTTCGTGGAGGGCTCCTACGAGACGAAGACCGACGTCTTCAAGATCGACAAGCTCGAGTACCGGAAGGATGGATCGGACCTGACGGGCAGCCTCACGCTCCGCGACAGCGGCACGGAGGCCAAGCTGAAAGGGAAGGTCAATCTGGAATCCCTGTCGGCCGTCCCCTCACTCTTCCGCGAAATGCGGGGATTCACCCAGCTGGATCTATCCATGACCGGCACCACCAAGGATCCGGAGATCCGGGGCTGGATCGATTTTCAGAAGGACGATGTCGGGATCCGGGGAATCCCCTCCATCGAAGAGCTCGAGGGGCGGCTCGCGCTGGACGGTCCGACGGTTCGGCCGAGCTTGAGCGGCCTCTTGGGCGACGGGCGCTTTCAGCTCGGGGGCAGCCTTAAGCTCAAGCGCTTCCAGCCCGAGAGCTTCGACCTCACCCTCAAAGGCGATAACTTGAGCTATACGAGGCCAAACGCCTACCGGTTCGACCTCGATGCGGATCTAAAGCTTACGGGATCGCTCCCCTCGCCCAGGCTCTCGGGACGAATCGACATCGTCGACGCCCTCTACACGAAGCCCTTCCGCTTGCGGGAACTCGTGCTCAAACCGTTCGAGGACGAGATCACCGAAGAAGCGACCTGGCAAAAGACGCTGGAACCCTGGCAATTGGATCTGGTCGTCAAGCACTCGGGCGACCTGCGCATCAAGAACAACATCGCGTCGATCTACCTACTCGCCGACCTTCAGGTCGGCGGGACCTACGGACGGCCGCTGATCTCGGGGGCGTTGACGGCCACGGAGGGCGAGGTGCACCTCTTCAGCGACACCTTCACCTTGACGGAAGGTCGCCTCGAGTACATCGACCCCTCCCGAAAGGAACCCTACCTCACGATCGTCGCCGAGGAGGACATGCCGCCCCTCTATACGGTGACCGTCGAGATCAAAGGCTACCTTTCGAACCTGGAGGTCAACCTCTCGAGCATCCCCGCCCTGCCGCGCGAGGATGTGCTCTCGCTCATCACAACGGGACATACGCAGGAGGAGCTTCGCCAGAGCGGGATCACGCGCCAATCGATGGGGCTCGGCGTTCTGGCGGGCGAGATCACGAGCGCGATCGAACAGCCCATCGCCAAATCGACGGGCCTGGACGTCTTCCGCCTGGAGGCCTCCGAATCCGGCCAGCTCTCCAAGGTAGCCCTGGGCAAGAACCTGACCGACCGCCTGACCGTGGAGTTTCAAAGCGACTTTGCCCCCGAGACCGCCCAGCGGACGCTCCAGGCGAACTACTACCTGACCGACAACATCCTCCTCAAAGGCACGCGCGTGTGGGAGTCGGGGCAATCCGGCACCCAGCCCCGCTACAATTTTAACGTGTCGTTCCGCCTGAGGATGTACTAA
- the mpl gene encoding UDP-N-acetylmuramate:L-alanyl-gamma-D-glutamyl-meso-diaminopimelate ligase: MNNSSNAKRIHLIAVCGTGMASLAGLLKEKGFAVTGSDQNVYPPMSDQLAALGVDVMIGFKPENIETARPELVVVGNAISRDNAEVLEVQRRGLPILSMPQAIARFFLEDRFPIVVAGTHGKTTTASLLAWVLQRSGQSPGFFVGGILKNFGRSYQVGTGDAFVLEGDEYDTAFFDKGPKFLHYRPRMLILNAVEFDHADIYKNLDDVMESFAKLVALLRKDGVIFADGDNANVRKLVEKAPCRVVRFGLEAGASISADDVIFGGRTRFRALRDGREFGRFESPLPGRHNLKNLLAVLGVALERGMTIPDIQRALAEFESVKRRQEVLGTFRGVTLIDDFAHHPTAVAETLAALRGRYGKAKLWAVFEPRSNTTRRNIFQKDFARAFDPADEIVFAAPYLAEKIPEGERLHPEEIVADLKALGKKAFFLPSIDEIVALIARESRSGDIVCFMSNGGFGGIYDKTIAALKSSANMPI; the protein is encoded by the coding sequence ATGAACAACTCATCCAACGCTAAACGCATCCACCTGATCGCCGTCTGCGGCACCGGCATGGCCTCGCTGGCCGGGCTCCTGAAGGAAAAGGGCTTCGCCGTCACGGGCTCCGATCAGAACGTCTATCCCCCCATGAGCGACCAGTTGGCGGCACTGGGCGTCGACGTGATGATCGGATTTAAGCCCGAGAACATCGAGACCGCAAGACCGGAACTGGTCGTCGTCGGCAACGCCATCTCCAGGGACAACGCCGAAGTGCTGGAGGTCCAGAGGCGCGGGCTTCCCATCCTCTCCATGCCCCAGGCGATCGCCCGATTCTTCCTCGAAGACCGGTTTCCGATCGTCGTCGCGGGGACTCACGGCAAGACGACGACGGCCTCGCTCTTGGCCTGGGTCCTCCAGCGGAGCGGCCAATCGCCCGGATTTTTCGTCGGCGGCATCCTCAAGAACTTCGGACGTTCTTACCAGGTCGGCACCGGCGACGCCTTCGTGCTCGAAGGAGACGAGTACGACACCGCCTTTTTCGACAAGGGACCCAAGTTTCTCCACTACCGGCCGCGGATGCTGATCCTGAACGCCGTCGAATTCGACCACGCCGACATCTACAAGAACCTGGACGACGTGATGGAGTCCTTCGCGAAACTCGTCGCCCTGCTCCGGAAGGACGGCGTGATCTTTGCCGACGGCGACAACGCCAACGTCCGAAAGCTCGTCGAGAAGGCCCCCTGCCGGGTCGTGCGCTTCGGACTGGAGGCCGGGGCCTCTATCTCGGCCGATGACGTCATTTTCGGCGGCCGGACCCGTTTCCGCGCCCTGCGCGACGGCCGGGAGTTCGGCCGCTTCGAAAGCCCGCTCCCCGGCCGGCACAACCTGAAAAATCTCCTGGCCGTGCTGGGTGTCGCGTTGGAACGGGGCATGACGATCCCCGACATCCAGCGCGCTCTGGCGGAGTTCGAGAGCGTCAAGCGGCGGCAGGAGGTGCTGGGGACCTTCCGGGGCGTCACCTTGATCGACGACTTCGCCCACCATCCGACGGCCGTCGCCGAAACCTTGGCCGCCCTGCGGGGACGATACGGCAAGGCCAAACTTTGGGCGGTCTTTGAACCCCGCTCGAACACCACGCGACGCAACATCTTTCAAAAAGATTTCGCCCGGGCCTTCGATCCGGCCGACGAGATCGTCTTCGCCGCGCCCTACCTGGCCGAAAAGATCCCCGAGGGCGAGCGCCTCCATCCGGAGGAGATCGTCGCCGACCTGAAGGCGCTCGGGAAGAAGGCCTTCTTCCTCCCTTCCATCGACGAGATCGTCGCCCTCATCGCCCGGGAAAGCAGATCCGGTGACATCGTCTGCTTCATGTCCAACGGCGGCTTCGGCGGGATTTATGACAAGACGATCGCCGCTTTAAAATCCTCAGCAAATATGCCCATATAG
- a CDS encoding serine hydrolase domain-containing protein, whose protein sequence is MTSAPNGPIDRQMDEAVREGVFPGAALLVAKGNQVLHRAFYGNAALLPSPEPATETTLWDIASLTKPVATASLALVSMKEKGLSLSSHAARYLPLLDAEDKKKITIRHLLKHTSGLPAWRPYFEDVARERPELVGRRESRGVYLEKIAREPLDAAVSYKKIYSDLGFILLGILLEDFWGKGLDQLFEEKVAGPLGMRNTFYLPVRAKGEHEVSGSSPVVRGRPYTQFAATEDSAWRKKIIRGEVHDDNAYTLGGVAGHAGLFSNVDDLHRFLLAIREARGGAKKNDAKLGWDTPDAENSQAGKYFSKNSIGHLGYSGCSMWMDRDQDFHVILLTNRVHPSSKNEAIKQFRPRIHDFLYEQLIQR, encoded by the coding sequence ATGACGAGCGCCCCCAACGGTCCGATTGACCGGCAGATGGATGAGGCCGTCCGCGAAGGGGTGTTTCCCGGAGCGGCCCTGCTCGTGGCGAAGGGAAACCAGGTTCTCCATCGCGCCTTCTACGGAAACGCCGCCCTCCTTCCGTCACCCGAGCCTGCGACGGAGACGACCCTCTGGGACATCGCCTCGCTCACAAAGCCGGTCGCGACGGCCTCCCTCGCCCTCGTGTCGATGAAGGAAAAGGGGTTGTCCCTGAGCAGCCACGCCGCGCGGTACCTTCCCCTCCTCGACGCGGAGGACAAGAAGAAGATTACGATCCGTCATCTGCTCAAGCACACCTCGGGTCTGCCGGCTTGGAGGCCGTATTTCGAAGACGTGGCGCGCGAACGCCCGGAACTGGTCGGAAGGCGCGAAAGCCGCGGCGTCTACCTGGAAAAAATCGCCCGCGAACCCCTCGATGCGGCGGTCTCCTACAAGAAGATCTACAGCGACCTGGGTTTCATCTTGCTCGGCATCCTCCTGGAGGATTTTTGGGGGAAGGGGCTCGATCAACTGTTTGAGGAGAAGGTGGCGGGCCCGTTGGGGATGAGGAACACGTTTTACCTGCCCGTCCGCGCGAAGGGCGAACACGAGGTCAGCGGCAGCAGCCCCGTAGTTAGGGGTCGCCCCTACACGCAATTCGCGGCCACCGAGGATTCCGCTTGGCGGAAGAAAATCATCCGAGGCGAGGTGCACGACGACAATGCCTATACCCTCGGAGGGGTGGCCGGCCACGCGGGTCTCTTTTCGAACGTGGACGACCTGCACCGGTTTCTGCTCGCCATCCGCGAGGCCCGCGGCGGCGCCAAGAAGAACGACGCCAAACTCGGCTGGGACACGCCGGATGCGGAGAACTCGCAAGCCGGGAAATATTTCTCGAAGAATTCGATCGGACATTTGGGCTACTCGGGCTGCTCGATGTGGATGGATCGGGACCAGGACTTTCACGTCATTCTCTTGACCAACCGCGTGCATCCGAGTTCAAAAAACGAGGCCATCAAGCAGTTCCGGCCGAGGATCCATGACTTCCTCTATGAACAACTCATCCAACGCTAA
- a CDS encoding LD-carboxypeptidase encodes MRPHPAQPGDLIAIAAPAGPFDRRRFQRGVSLLKKAGFGVAFRSDIFARLPYLAGEDRRRARELSEALETPFSALLFARGGYGCQRALPLLKSKIAPKIVMGSSDLTAVLIHLWKKYRMPSYYGPMVAPHLTDPKTVARVVRALTDPDFFDRQPLRAKSALRGGRAWGRLVGGCLSIITSTLGTPWEIETRGCILFLEDTNEEPYAVDRMLTQLDQAGKLKGVKGIVFGTFKQRDVLFPAAIRNVVREKLRTFPGPVLWGIRFGHCKDPLILPFGGEGRIQDNRLVVTRGIFR; translated from the coding sequence TTGAGACCCCACCCCGCCCAACCCGGCGATTTGATCGCCATCGCGGCCCCCGCGGGGCCCTTTGACCGCAGGCGCTTTCAAAGAGGCGTCTCCCTGCTCAAGAAGGCCGGCTTCGGCGTCGCCTTCCGTTCGGACATCTTCGCGCGCCTGCCGTACCTTGCTGGCGAGGACCGACGCCGCGCTCGCGAACTAAGCGAGGCCCTGGAGACCCCTTTCTCCGCCCTCCTCTTCGCGCGCGGCGGCTACGGCTGCCAGCGCGCCTTGCCGCTGCTGAAGTCCAAGATCGCGCCCAAGATCGTGATGGGCTCCAGCGATCTCACCGCCGTCCTCATCCACCTGTGGAAGAAATACCGGATGCCCTCGTACTACGGACCGATGGTCGCCCCGCACCTGACCGATCCCAAGACCGTCGCCCGCGTCGTGCGCGCCCTGACCGATCCGGACTTCTTCGACCGCCAGCCGCTTCGGGCCAAGTCGGCGCTCCGGGGAGGACGGGCTTGGGGCCGACTCGTCGGCGGATGCCTATCGATCATCACCTCAACGCTGGGCACCCCGTGGGAAATCGAGACGAGGGGATGTATCTTGTTTCTCGAGGATACGAACGAGGAACCCTACGCGGTCGATCGCATGCTCACCCAGCTCGATCAGGCCGGTAAGCTCAAGGGCGTGAAGGGAATCGTCTTCGGGACCTTCAAGCAGCGCGACGTCCTTTTTCCCGCGGCCATTCGAAACGTCGTCCGGGAGAAACTGAGAACCTTCCCGGGTCCGGTCCTCTGGGGTATCCGCTTCGGGCACTGCAAAGACCCGCTCATCCTCCCTTTCGGAGGCGAGGGCCGGATTCAGGACAACCGCCTCGTCGTGACGCGGGGAATCTTCCGATGA
- a CDS encoding CBS domain-containing protein, giving the protein MKCPSCGFNNMPGSDECGSCHEDLASLDGVVPRTKIEKILMSDPIKRLSPREAIFILASASVLDAVRAMNQSKMGCILVGSADRLVGILTERDVVLKGICLGKDLGKTAVADLMTPDPERLTDGDTLAYAVNRMSVGGYRHLPIERAHRTTGIISVRDVLNYLSKSFP; this is encoded by the coding sequence ATGAAATGTCCTTCTTGCGGCTTCAATAACATGCCCGGCTCCGACGAATGTGGGAGCTGCCATGAGGACCTCGCCTCCCTCGACGGCGTGGTACCGCGCACGAAGATCGAAAAGATCCTCATGAGCGATCCGATCAAGCGGCTCTCCCCCCGTGAGGCCATTTTCATCCTGGCGTCGGCGAGCGTCCTGGACGCGGTGAGGGCCATGAACCAATCCAAGATGGGATGTATCCTGGTGGGGAGCGCGGACCGGCTGGTGGGCATCCTCACGGAACGCGACGTCGTGCTGAAGGGCATCTGCCTGGGCAAGGATCTGGGGAAAACCGCCGTCGCCGACCTGATGACGCCGGACCCCGAGCGGCTCACGGACGGGGACACGCTCGCCTACGCCGTCAACCGGATGTCGGTCGGAGGCTACCGCCATCTCCCGATCGAAAGGGCCCATCGCACCACCGGCATCATCTCCGTCAGGGACGTCCTCAATTATTTGTCCAAATCCTTTCCCTAG